In a single window of the Platichthys flesus chromosome 5, fPlaFle2.1, whole genome shotgun sequence genome:
- the LOC133954377 gene encoding phosphatidylinositol 5-phosphate 4-kinase type-2 beta isoform X2: MLMPDDFKAYSKIKVDNHLFNKENLPSRFKFKEYCPMVFRNLRERFCIDDQDYQNSLTRSAPLNSDSQGRFGNRFLSSYDHRFVIKTVSSEDIAEMHNILKKYHQFIVECHGNTLLPQFLGMYRLTVDGVETYMVVTRNVFSHRLTVHRKYDLKGSTVSREASDKEKAKELPTLKDNDFLNDGQKLQIGDDNKKYFLEKLKRDVEFLATLKIMDYSLLVGIHDVDRAEQEEMDVDAAGEEDEYENDGMGGGVLTGSFGTPPDSPGNPLNCGGFFGPGEFDPSVDVYAIKSDDSAVRKEVYFMAIIDILTHYDAKKKAAHAAKTVKHGAGAEISTVNPEQYSKRFYEFMSNILS, translated from the exons ATGCTGATGCCAGATGACTTTAAAGCCTACAGTAAGATCAAAGTGGACAACCACCTATTTAACAA AGAAAACCTGCCTAGTCGCTTTAAGTTCAAAGAGTACTGTCCCATGGTGTTCAGAAACCTGAGGGAGAGGTTCTGCATCGACGACCAGGACTACCAG AACTCTCTGACGAGAAGCGCCCCGCTTAACAGCGACTCCCAGGGTCGCTTTGGCAATCGCTTCCTGTCCAGCTATGACCACCGCTTTGTAATCAAAACAGTGTCCAGTGAGGACATCGCTGAGATGCACAACATCCTAAAGAAATATCACCAG TTTATAGTGGAGTGTCATGGCAACACGCTGCTCCCTCAGTTCCTGGGTATGTACAGGCTAACGGTGGACGGGGTGGAGACCTACATGGTGGTAACCCGGAATGTATTCAGCCATCGCCTGACTGTACACCGCAAATATGACCTGAAG GGTTCTACGGTCTCAAGGGAAGCCAGCGACAAGGAGAAG gctAAAGAACTCCCCACTTTGAAAGACAACGACTTCCTGAATGATGGCCAGAAGCTGCAGATAGGAGATGACAACAAGAAGTACTTTTTGGAGAAGCTAAAACGGGATGTAGAG TTCCTGGCCACCCTGAAGATCATGGACTACAGTCTCCTGGTGGGCATCCATGATGTGGATCGggcggagcaggaggagatggacgTGGATGCGGCCGGAGAGGAGGACGAGTACGAGAACGATGGCATGGGCGGAGGCGTGCTCACCGGCTCATTCGGCACGCCTCCCGACAGCCCCGGAAACCCTCTCAACTGTGGAGGATTCTTTGGCCCTGGGGAGTTCGACCCCTCTGTGGACGTTTACGCAATTAAGAGCGACGACA GTGCTGTGAGGAAGGAGGTATACTTCATGGCGATCATCGACATCCTCACGCACTATGACGCTAAGAAAAAAGCTGCACATGCTGCCAAAACTGTGAAACACGGG GCGGGGGCTGAGATCTCGACAGTGAACCCGGAGCAGTACTCCAAGCGATTCTACGAGTTCATGTCCAACATCTTGTCATAG